Part of the Desulfolutivibrio sulfoxidireducens genome is shown below.
TCTCGGAACGATCATCGCCGTCTTCCGTCTGTCCCGGGTCAAGCCCCTGGTCTGGTTCAGCCTGGGATTCACCGAATTTTTCCGAAACACGCCCCTTCTGGTGCAGATATTTTTCTGGTACTTCGGCTCCCACGCCGTGCTGCCCGATTTCGTCAACAAGTGGCTCTACAAGCAGGATTTCGAGTTCGCCGCCGGGGTCATCGCGCTTACCGTGTATACCGCCGCCTTCATCGCCGAGGAGGTCCGGTCCGGCGTCTTCGCCATCCCCAAAACCCAACTCGAGGCCTCACGGGCCTGCGGCCTGTCCTTTCTCCAGGCCATGGGCTACGTCATCCTGCCCCAGGCCTTCCGCATCGTCATTCCGCCCCTGATCTCCCAGTTCTTGAACCTCATCAAAAACTCATCCCTGGTCATGACCATCGGCGTCATGGACCTGACCTATATGGCCCGCCAGATCGAGGCCCACACCTTCCACGGCTTCGAGGCCTTCACCGCCGCGACCTGCATCTACCTGACCATCTCGCTGATCGTCTCCTACGCCATCAACCTGTACAACACACGAATCCTTCGGGTCGTCACGCGCTAGCGGAGCACACACCGTGCATTGGAACGTCATAACCAACAACATCGGCTACTTCCTC
Proteins encoded:
- a CDS encoding amino acid ABC transporter permease, whose amino-acid sequence is MSYTVDFGLVFSEPYSGWIVDGLITTLKISAVSIVFSLILGTIIAVFRLSRVKPLVWFSLGFTEFFRNTPLLVQIFFWYFGSHAVLPDFVNKWLYKQDFEFAAGVIALTVYTAAFIAEEVRSGVFAIPKTQLEASRACGLSFLQAMGYVILPQAFRIVIPPLISQFLNLIKNSSLVMTIGVMDLTYMARQIEAHTFHGFEAFTAATCIYLTISLIVSYAINLYNTRILRVVTR